In Methylocystis sp. IM3, the DNA window ATGCACCTGGAGTCGCACGTAAAGGTCGCCCGGAGCGCCGCCGCCAAATCGTGGCAGACCTTTCCCATGCAAGCGCAATATTGACTCCGGCTGGCTTCCGGCCGGAACCTTCAAGGATACTTTGCCATCTAGCGTCGGCACATCGATCTCCGTGCCTAGAACTGCGTCGACGACATTGATCGTCTCCACCCGATAGAGGTCACGACCGCGCCTTTCGAAGCGTGGGTCTTTGGCGGTGCCAACAATGACGAAGAGGTCTCCGGGTGGCAATCCGGGCTTGCCTGCCGGCTGACCATGACCTGGAATACGCAACGCAGTTCCTTCTTCAACCCCGACTGGGATGCGCACTGTGAGTGTCTCGTCTTGTGCGATTTTGCCGGTCCCCCCGCACCGCTCGCAACGCGCATCGATGATCGCGCCTTGACCCCCGCACTCCAGACAGGTCGTGATATGCTGCAAGGTATCGCCAGCCTTTTGCTGGCTGCGGACGATTTGTCCTAAGCCCCCGCACTTCGTGCAAATACGCGGTTTCGTGCCTGCCTTGGCCCCCGATCCTTTGCAGGATTCGCATGTAACCGGCCGCCCAATATGAACGATTTCTTCGCCACCTGATAGGACCATCTCCAGCGGCACCGCGATCGCGGCCTCTATATTTTCCCCGCGCCGCGGCGCTGCCCCGTGCCGAAAAAAGTGGTCGAATGGACTTGCTTCGCCAAAGTCGAAGCCGAGTCCGCCAAGAATGTCCTCGAAGTTGACGCCGCCGAAGAGGTCTTCAGGGGTGAAGCCCGCGACGCCTGCATACCCGTGGGCGTCATACTCGGCTCGCTTCTGGGGATCGCTCAATACCGCATACGCCGCGGCTATCTCCTTGAAACGATCGCCGGAGCCCGGATCCTTGTTGCGATCGGGGTGGTATTTCAGTGCAAGGTTTCGAAATGCATCCTTGATCGTCTTTTGCTCGGCGTCCCGGGAGACGCCAAGCACTTCATAATAGTCGCGCGGCTCGGCCAAGTCTCACAGATCTCCCTTCAGCGGCCTCCGCCGCCCCCTGACTCTTTGTACTCCGCTTCAACCACGCGCGCCCCGGGGCCGGAGCCCGCTGGTCTAGCGGCTCCGGTTGGCGCCCCAATATCTGGGCGGGGCTGTGCTCCTGGCTGCGGCGCCTGAGCATAGAGCGCCTGGCCGGACTCTTGGAGCACGACCTTTAAAGCGCTCGCTTTCTGCGCCGCCGCGTCGGCGTCACGCTTACTCAGCGCCTCACGAGTTTCGCTGAGGGCTGTCTCGATGCGTTGCCGCACATCATCCGAAAGTCTCGACCCGAAATCAGCGAGCGTCCGCTCAGCTTGATAACAATGGGCGTCGGCGTTATTGAGCT includes these proteins:
- a CDS encoding DnaJ C-terminal domain-containing protein — encoded protein: MAEPRDYYEVLGVSRDAEQKTIKDAFRNLALKYHPDRNKDPGSGDRFKEIAAAYAVLSDPQKRAEYDAHGYAGVAGFTPEDLFGGVNFEDILGGLGFDFGEASPFDHFFRHGAAPRRGENIEAAIAVPLEMVLSGGEEIVHIGRPVTCESCKGSGAKAGTKPRICTKCGGLGQIVRSQQKAGDTLQHITTCLECGGQGAIIDARCERCGGTGKIAQDETLTVRIPVGVEEGTALRIPGHGQPAGKPGLPPGDLFVIVGTAKDPRFERRGRDLYRVETINVVDAVLGTEIDVPTLDGKVSLKVPAGSQPESILRLHGKGLPRFGGGAPGDLYVRLQVHVPERLSKRQRQLFEQLRAEGDKGRAE